In the genome of Mercurialis annua linkage group LG8, ddMerAnnu1.2, whole genome shotgun sequence, the window TTGAAGCCGAATAAATCTacgatttaaaagaaattttacttttaaatttcttgATTAATTGTTGAGTTAATAAGCATGCCAtgaaaatgtttaattgttaaaaaattgtGATATATGGTAATTTTGGTATGTTGGCCGAATAGATGGCTATATGGTgtgattgtttaattgtttatgaTGTGGTTAGTGttgtaatatttaatcaagtgtgattaaatattttagtagagtttaattcattcaatttgaaattgattggctAATTTTGGTATAGGTGGTTTAGAGAGTGGGGTGGTGGTCGGCGAACCACTACCGGCCGGTAAACGGAGCACGGTGTCTCTGTTTAACCGAACCAAGATTTGGTCGggttgaaaccgaaccaaaatggaCCGGGGCCAAGTGGGGCCGAAACCGTAATTAGATCCCGGACTTAgaactttggacttttatttagacttgactaaataatttggacccaaagttaaaaagttaaaaaggtaagtaattaattaaaatttggtaaaaggactaaaatgcaagatttgaaagtataaggactaatATGTCCTAAATGGGTTTTTGGTGGACTTCAAAGGTAAGTGGAACCTtggatttattaaattaaaagttttcaagttttaaaattttaatttgggctTGGACCCAAAAGAGTTATATTTTTAATGGGTAAGAATTAATTAGTtagatataaactaattaatgttttatttaattaaaattggaaaattttaattaaaagatgtatatatgtatattgtattttataaaagaggattttggaataagggtattttggaatataaaaatttagaagGGCCGAAtagtattttctaaaatatgggaatttttccgaaagggtaaaatggtaaaatttacctaagATTTAGAATGGaccaaattatgaaatttaattggattcctaagattgaacccgaTACGTAGTGTATGTACGGGCCACGATGTCGATCGTGATGAttagtgggaaacgttttgattaacaaacgtttagaattgacGAAAGGTCAATCTCGGAATGCGAGGCATTCACGGGGCAATAATTGCCGAGGAGCTAAATGTGGATTAGCGTGCGTAAATAATTGTGgaacgacagtctgtgagtttgcattattacatgcatacattaaagtaataaaattactattattactttaatgtggaaaattaatatcgtaaagcattttaaatatatcgtatatttattttgagtaaataaaattattatggaatgagtctacgaaacgtgccatcctatttgggctataataggactatgtgatcactagttattgcatgcatatttatttttatgttaagtggaatgtactgtgtgaatctagacgacggtctagaagtctgagacgacggtccagacatagcgggagagcttctaagacgacggtctagaaccccgaacaagttaacggtGACGGAACGttagagttcggccgattgatttaagaactaacggcgtcatggaacacttaatgttatcggtcgttgagttcataagaaaagttgggaacagtctaaacaaaagtttagaactgtaaaggatagtggaaaataaactagagtcgagtgaatttacgggttcagccgactagtttattaatCTAAGTCTGAAAGGAGACTTAGAGGAATATGGATTAGAAACAGCATTTCATTTCATAAGCTttacgtttctgtgattgaaccggtagtaaatatttgaatatatctattttataacgggataaattatttaatgtgtgtttgtaagatgtcaactcaccagttaatctgaccccgttgttgtaccAATTTTTCAGGTACGTAGACTGTCATTTTTGGTGAGGCTTCATATTCTTGCTCATGAAGTCTCTGTTTTGGGCGATGTGGTATTTTGTGAATATTTTTCCTAtcttagcgctgcagtagtaaTGTCTAGATAGACGGAACTCTTTAGCATGCTTTATTTTGCGATGAACTGCCACGATAATACTCTGTTTAATTATCATcgctttgttattattatatttatatatgcatgCTTATTATGGTATTTTGTGATGCCTCTCGAGTATTTGAGATACCGAGATAAATGTGGAAAACAGTAAATGAAACTGTTGGCATCGAGACAAAAATGTGTATGTGGGCCCGACGTGGCATATATGTGATTTGCATGTCTTACcctaaaaacgttttgaaaaagggttatAAAAATTGACATGTTGTGAAAATGGAAAAGAGGTCCCGTGAAATGGTTGACCTAGTATTTACGTTTCGGAATTTAAAGTGTATGAttttattccgcgaaaaatttatagtggatttcgaaacaaaaattataagagaaaactttttaaagaaaagttaatttgtttttaatgagaaaaatgaattttattttaaggcttgctacgggtttcggagcaaccactcccattccctagcgcctgtctcgatccgggaatcgggtcgtgacagtagaATCCCTCTCCTTACCAAACCCGCTTTAGAAGATATACGATCTCTAGATAAAAGCCAAACATAGAATTGAATCTGAGGTGGAAGAACTTCCTTCCATATTTGCTGCGATAAAAGGAAGTTTGCAGGTACCCAGATTTCACGTGCAGCATATCAGCCATAGAAGCCGAAGAATTCTGCTTCTCCCTTCTCCAAACTGGTTTATCCGGCGATGACTGAAGACCTGCAATCTGCGGCAGCTGCTGGATCAGACTGTGAAGTTGTTGCTGCTCTCCGAGACGAAGACGGCGAGCCCAAGAAAAACGAGTAAACTGTTGAACTTCAGGATCAAAAAGAGCAGAAACCTTGTCCTCCTTGTTGTGAGAAAGGAGAAAAAAACAGGGAAAGATTGAATGAGCGGAACTGAAGACCAATTATTAAACCAAAACTGAGTGTCATTGCCATTCCCTAAAGCCATAGTTATTGAATCCTTAAAGTAACTCCAAATTTCTTTGTTTCTAACACAAGAATACAAGATACCTTTCCAGATGTGAGAAAGTTGTAAGACATGTAAAGATTCTAGATCATACCAGGAATCGATGGAGAAACTACTCGAAATCACAGTAAGCCAAATCGAGTTCTTTTCAGACACCATTAATTTCCATATCCACTTCCATAATAAACAAATGTTCTTAGTACGCAAAAGAGTAATACTAAGACCGCTAGAAGAATAAGGAACGCACACATCCGGCCAAGCTAATTTACTGAAACCTTTGGTATTAGAATTTCCACTCCACAAGAATCTTCTCATAATTCGTTCAAGAGAAACAACCACAGACTGAGGAATGCGAAAGGAGCATAAAAAGTAGAGGCAAACTACATAAGATAGATTTAATAAGGATTAACCTCCCAACAGTCGATAAAAGATTAACTCTGCAAGTGGACAGCTGAACCGAAAAATTCAAAATGACAGGATCCCACAGTTTCGCACCTACCGCTCTATCAGAAAGCGAAAGCCCAAGATAGGTAATAGGAAGCTCTTCAATTTTACAATTCAAGATTGTAGAAGCTTTAGAAAGAGAATCCGAGTCCACATTAATACCAATAATAGATGACTTTTGGTAGTTAATTTGGACCCCAGAAATCAACTCAAAGCAGCGCATGATACAGAGAAGATTCTCAACCATCGCAAAGTCATAAGGAACGAACAAAAGCATATCATATGCAAATTGAAGGATGGATAGGTCCTCCACCAAACCATCTACTCGAACGCCAGAAACAGGCCCAAGGCACAGGCTTTGGCAAAAATAGCTATCAGACTCTCCACAGCCAAAACAAAAAGCATAGGAGAAATGGGATCCCCTTGGCGAACTCCATtctccataaaaaaattatctgatGGGAAGCCATTAAGAAGAACATATAACTGAGCAGATTCAAAACACGCCGAGATCCAAATAATCCATTTACTATCAAAGTTCATTCTCTGAAGCATCTGCAAAATAAATTGCCAAGAAATAGTATCAAAAGCCTTTCTGAAATCAAGCTTGAAAAGAAAGACTTTTTCCTTGCACCGTTTAATAAGATGAATAATCTCAGAGGCAATCATATGACAATCATATGTACTCCTCCCTTTAATGAAACCAAATTGGTTCTCTGAGATAACCAAAGGAAGAACCAGAGATAATGTATTTGCTAGAGCCTTGGTGATTATCTTAAAGACTCCGTTGATCAAGTTGATCGGTCTAAAGTCCTTAATATCTGAAGCTCCCTGAAAATTTaggaatcaaaaccaaaaatgcAGTATTCAACCTAATTGGAAAGGAAGCAGATCTAAAAAAATCGTCAAAAAGGGAGAGCAAATCATTCTTGATAGTCTTCCAAGCCTTTCtgtagaaaaaataattaaagccATCCGACCCGGCGCTTTATTATCATCACAACTTATAAGAGTGGAAAAAATCTCCTCTTCAGAGAAAGGAAATGAAAGCAATGCAGCTTGAATATCAGAGAACAACTTAATGGGAAGATCCTCCAAAGAGAAGTTAACTCTAGAATTCCTTTGAAACAAATTCTTGTAAAAAGAATGCACCCTTTGCTTAATATCTGCAAGAGAAGTGTAACAGACACCATCAATAAGAAACTCAGAAATCATATTACTCCTAGAGTAAATAGAAGCTACTGTATGAAAATATTTAGTGTTTCTATCTCCGTTTAAATTCCAATTAAGCCTCGATTTTTTGTGCCAAAGAGATTCCAAATGCTTCGATAGATGATCAAACTCGGACCGAAGATCTCCAAGCCTTGACGCGTCAGCATCACTCAAGTTGCTCAAATCGGTAGCTGCCTCCAGAGTCGATATATCTGCCGAAACCACACCCAACCTATTATCCAAATTACCAAAAACGTCATGATTCTAGACATTTATCAATTTCTGCAGCTCCCTCGATTTTATCACCAAGTTCGCATTTTGCAGCCTAAGGGAAATAGACGACCAAGAAtccataataaaagaattaaaatcctTATGACTCCACCAAGCATTAATGGACTTAAAAGGTTTCGGACCCCAATCAGTAAGCACCTCTGAACTGAAAAGAATAGGAACGTGATTCGAGTACGACTTAGGCAAAGCTTTCAAAATATAATTCGGGCAAGAACAAAGAGCAGAGGAAGATAGAAAGCATATGTCAATTTTTGATCTAACAGTATTGTTCTGCCATGTAAAGAACCTACCTTGAAGAGTAGCTTCGATTAAGTTAGAAGCGGAAACAAAAGCTGAAAACTCAAGCATAGAAGAAGAGAGAGCAGTGCAATTTAAGCGCTCTGAATAATCCAATATCTCATTGAAATCACCCACAAGAATACAAGTAAAATCCGAGCAAAGTTCTGCAATATTATCATCCCACAAAGAAGCCCGCTCTTTTGGACAATTGCTAGcataaaccaaaataaatctGATATTCAAACTGCCCCAAATAAAATCCATACTAATACATCTATTGGCTTTGACAATCCTAGAAGGAGAAATAAAATTCGAATTCCAAATACATAATAAACCACCCGAAGCACCAATTGAAGGAACAAAACTATAATCGAAATACAAGTTAGGCCATACAAAGCGAATACTAAAATCATCGAACacctcttttttttgtttctccaAGTCCCAACAGCGAGAGATTATTAGCAGACaccaaaaaacaaacaaaatgcTGTTTGCGAGGAAATGACAGACCTCCTCGACAATTCCATGACACGAAGTTAAAGTTGTATGACattaaaaaaggataaaaaaaccTGGATAATAAGAAACAGCAGGTTGCAATTAAGCCTCCAACGAAATCCTTTGAGAAAGCAACTGGACAATTCCTTCTTCCTTCTCTGTCGAGAATAAACTCAACTCTAATCCAACGTTCCATGTGTTTCTTGCTTCTAACTCCTTCCTCTAAATTTTAGCCACTGCTGAATTCAGTTTGTTCCTATTTATGATAATACTATCCGAGAAAGATGACTCGGGGCTGCCTGTATCTAATACCGTGTAATATACAAAACCAGTTTGGTCTATGAGTTTTGATTTGCGCCTCTGTTCAATAAATTCTTTGAAGGCCACCAGAGTCTGATCCAAAAAAACACAAACCTTTATTTCTGAACCTGATGTTTGCATCCCAGCTGAAGTATCAAAATTGTTGTTTAATGACTGACTCGGATGGAAGGCTGGAGATGGACCTGCTGTTTTAGCATCACGTGAATGCATGGTTGCTGAAACTGTGGAAAAATCTTTAACTGAAAAGGAGTCCGTAGAGCTGCCCGAATCGTCACAAGAATCTGAAA includes:
- the LOC130014981 gene encoding uncharacterized protein LOC130014981; translation: MERWIRVEFILDREGRRNCPVAFSKDFVGGLIATCCFLLSSFVPSIGASGGLLCIWNSNFISPSRIVKANRCISMDFIWGSLNIRFILVYASNCPKERASLWDDNIAELCSDFTCILVGDFNEILDYSERLNCTALSSSMLEFSAFVSASNLIEATLQGRFFTWQNNTVRSKIDICFLSSSALCSCPNYILKALPKSYSNHVPILFSSEAAKCELGDKIEGAAEIDKYISTLEAATDLSNLSDADASRLGDLRSEFDHLSKHLESLWHKKSRLNWNLNGDRNTKYFHTVASIYSRSNMISEFLIDGVCYTSLADIKQRVHSFYKNLFQRNSRVNFSLEDLPIKLFSDIQAALLSFPFSEEEIFSTLISCDDNKAPGRMGASDIKDFRPINLINGVFKIITKALANTLSLVLPLVISENQFGFIKGRSTYDCHMIASEIIHLIKRCKEKVFLFKLDFRKAFDTISWQFILQMLQRMNFDSKWIIWISACFESAQLYVLLNGFPSDNFFMENGVRQGDPISPMLFVLAVESLIAIFAKACALGLFLAFE